TTGAGTTGCACCGGCCCCTCACGGCGCACATCAACCAGCGCATCGAGCGCAGTGGCGAGATGCAGTCCGACACGCAACGCCAGCACATCGAGTGCGCGCGCATCACGTGGCCGCTCGATGAGCGTGCACCAGAGCCCCGCGTCCGGCGCCGACCGCCAGGCCTTGCCGCTGCGCCCCCGGCCCTGCTCCTGCGATGACGCCAGTACCAGAGTACCCGACGGCGCGCCGTCAGCCGCGATGGCATGCGCGACGTCCATGGTGGATGTCACGCGCACATGATAGTCCAGCCGTGCGAGACCAAGTGCGGCAATCACCTCGGCGGACGGTGCCCCCGAGGGCGCAGCCGACGGCGCGACGTCGCGACGGTGTTCCTCAGGCACCACGCGTCGCCAGCGTATAGAACACCACCGCCGCGAGGGCCACGCGATACCACGCAAACACGCCGAAGCTGTGCTTGCTCACGTAGCGCAGCAGCACCGTGATGGCGAGCCAACTGCTCACGGCCGCCGCTGCCACGCCGGCCAACAGCGGCGCGCTCAGACCCTCGCTGCGCAGCGCTTCCGGTGCTTCGAAGATCACCGCCGCCAGCGTGATGGGCATGCTCATGAGAAAACTGAAGCGCGCCGCACTGGGCCGGTCGAGGCCGAGGAATCGCCCAGCGGTAATGGTGGAACCGCTGCGCGAGACACCTGGCACGAGCGCGAGCACCTGTGCGAATCCCACCACAAGGGCATCGCGCATGGTGATTTCATCCAGCATGCGGGCGCGCACCGCCCAACGATCCACCGCCCAGAGCAGCACGCCCAGCACCACGAGCGTCGTGCCTATGATGTACGGCGAGCGGAAGGTGGTCTTGGCCAGATCATTGAGCACGAGGCCACCCACACCGGCCGGTATGGTGGCCACAATGAGATAGATCAGCCGACGATCGTGCGTCGTGACCACACGTCGTGTGCGCAAGAGACGCAGGGCGGAGTAGGTCATCTCCACCCATTCGCTGCGGAAGTACCAGCCCAGCGCGAGCAGCGTGCCAAAATGCAGGGCCACGTCAAAGGACAGTCCCGGGTCCTGCCAGCCCAGCAGGTAGGGCGTGAGGGCAAGGTGGGCGGAGCTGGAAACCGGCAGCAGTTCGGTGAGGCCCTGCACGAGCCCCAGCACAATAGCTTGAAACAGGGTCACGGGGCCGCGATGGAAGGCAAATGCGAAGGCAGGATGGCCGGCACGAACGGAGGTGTGCGCAACGGACTGGTGTCGGCGGTGGCGAGGGTGCGCTCGTAGAGATCCTCGTACTGCGCCACGATGGCCTGCTCACTGAATCGTGTGCGCGCATCTTCGGCGGCGGCGGTACTCACGCGCTGCCACGCACTGGCGTCACTCAAGAGGGCGATGGCCGACGCTGCTGCGCCCTCTACATCACCCACCGCATGCAAGAAGCCGGTGACGCCGTGCTGCACCACTTCGGGCAAACCGCCGGCATCGTAGCCAATGACCGGCACGCCGCTGGCCATGGCCTCGAGTGCCGAGAGTCCGAAGGACTCCTTGTCGGACATGAGCAGGAAGCAATCCGCACCAGCGAGCAGCGGCGCGATGGCGTCGATCTTGCCCAGAAACATCACGTTGTCGGCCACGCCGCGCTGCCGCGCCTCGTCCTCCGCCTCCACGCGCTCCGGTCCATCGCCCACCATGACCAGCACCGACGGCACTTGCTCCTGCACACGCGCGAACGTGGCCACCACATCGCGCACGCGCTTGACCGGACGGAAGTTGGAGATGTGCATGAGCACCTTCCGTCCGCGGATGACATCGGCGGGAATGGGGAAGGTGTGACGCGTGCGGTCGTAGAGGGTGGGGTCGACGAAGTTGGGAATGACTTCCACGTTGCAGCCCACGCAGCCGAAGGCCCGATAGGTCTCGTCGCGCAGATACTGCGACACGGCCGTGACGGCGTGGGACTTCTCGATGGAGAACTTGGTGATGGTGTGGAAGGAACGCTCCTGCCCCACGATGGTGATGTCGGTCCCGTGCAGCGTGGTCACCACCTTGACGTCACGGCCCTCTTCGCGCAGCATCGCACGCGCAATCCAGGCACTGGTGGCGTGCGGGATGGCGTAGTGACAGTGCAGAATGTCGAGCTGGTGATCACGCACCACCTCGTGCATGCGCACCGCAAGCGCGAGATCGTAGGGCGGATACTCGAACAACGGATAGCGCCCAACGTCCACTTCGTGAAACCACACCCGTGGCAGGAAACTTGGCAAACGGAACGGCTGCCGATAGGTGATGAAGTGCACCTCGTGACCACGCGCCGCCAGCGCGATGCCCAACTCGGTGGCGAGGGCGCCCGATCCACCGTAGGTGGGATAGCAGGTGATGCCGATTCTCATGCGGCCGAAACTCCTTCGGAGGGTACCGACTGCCACCAGCGCGTGGCCTGCTGCATGGCGTCCGGTTCGAGCGGGTTGAGCAGCGTCACCTGCGCGACCGGCAACTGGTGGCGAAACCAGGTGCGCTGGCGTTTGGCGTACTGCCGCGTTTCAATGACCACACGCTCAACGGCCGCTGCACGCGACAGGCGACCTTCCATCGCGTCACGCAGCACGGCATAGCCGCTGGCCTTCCAGGCGGGCGCATCCTGCGCGGTGGTGGTCATCAGTCGCGAGATCTCCTCTTCCCAGCCAGCCTGCAGCATGTCGTGCACGCGCCGTTCGATGCGCGTGGCAAGCACCGGGCCGGGGTCCACCACAAGATAGCGGACCTGGTACGAAGACGTTCGCGACGAGTCGCCGGCGGGGGGCCGCAGACTGTCGCTGAGCCGGCGTCCACTCAGCAGCGCGGTCTCGATGGCGCGCAGTCGCTGCGTCCGGCCCAGGTGGGCACGAGGCGGATCGAGCCGAGCGCACCAACGTTCCAGTTCCGGCATGGACAGCGTGTCGAGAAAGGTGGCGAGGGCCGCACGCTGGCCGGCGTCGAGCTCGGGCACCGCATCGAGCGGCTCCACAAGGGCGCGTACATAGAGACCCGTGCCCCCGACCACCACCGGGGCGCGACCGTTGGCGTCTGCCTGCTGTATCCATGTCCTGGCGCTCTCAGCCCAGCGATGCGCCGAGTAGCGCTCACACGGGTCGGCCACATCGATGCCATAGTGCGGCACCAGCGTACGCTCGGCCAAGGAGGGCTTGGCCGTGCCCACGTCGAAGCCACGATACACCTGGCGGGAATCGGCCGACACGATGGACAGCCCGCATTGTTGTGCGAGGTGCATGGCCACTGCGCTCTTGCCCGCCGCGGTGGGTCCAACGATGCAGGACAGCATCATGCGTGTGCGCTCAGGCCCGACCAAAACGCCGGTCGAGTTCATCCCAGGTGAGTCGCACAATGGTGGATCGCCCGTGCACGTCATGCGCCGGCAGGCGCGTTTCCGCCAGCGCGATGTACAGCGCGCGCATTTCGCCGGGCGACAGCGCATCGCCGGCCTTGATGGCCGCCTTGCAGGCCACGGTAGCGGCCAGACGCTCGTGACGCGCATGTGCGCTGGCATGGCGATCACCCACCAACGAGGCCAGGGTGTCGCGCAGACAGCGCTCGGCATCAAAACGCGGATGCGGCATGGGCACGGACTGCACGAGCACCGTGTGGCCGCCGAAGGGATCGGCCTCGAAACCAAGCCGCGCGAACAGGTCACGATTGGCTTCAAAGGCCTCGAGCTCACGTGGCGCCAGATGCAGCGTGAGCGGAAACAACAGACGCTGCGACGGCGCCTCACCGCGTTCGAACACGCCGAGGAACTCCTCGTACAGGACGCGCTCGTGCGCCGAATGCTGATCGATGAGCACCACCCCTTCCTCATGTTCGAACATGAGGTACATGCGGCGCAACTGCATGAGCGGCGGCACGCTGATGGGCGCGGCATCTGCGTGGGCATGCGGCGTGCCCACGTCCGCCGACTGACGTGGCAAATCCTCCCACGGCGCCGGCGCGGGCGCGGGCATGCCGTTGTGCGTGGCCGGCCCGGCATGCTGCGCGTCAGCCAGCGGGGCATCCGGCAACGGGACACTGTCGAGACCGGGGCCGACAGGCAGCGTGTCACGCGGCGCAAAGAGCCCGTCGAGCGTAGCCGTGATGCGCAGCGACGAGGGCGGCAGTTCCGTGCCTGGTGGCGCGCTGAAGCGTCCGAGACCACCCGGCATGCCAGAGGACATACCAGCCTGCAGCGATGGCGGCGGCGCCCAGGTGCGCCAACCGCCCACATCGGCGGCCGCGTCGAAGAGCCCGAGGGCGCGGCGCACGGCCGCTTCCACTGCGCGCTCTATGGGCCAGCGATCGCGAAAGCGCACCTCGGCCTTGGCGGGATGCACGTTGACATCCACATCAGCGCCGGGCACATGCAACTGCAGCACCAACGAGGGGCGCACCCCACCGGGCAAGGTGGACTTGTAGGCCGCTTCCGCTGCGCGCACGAGCCCCGGATCGCGAATGAGGCGGCCGTTCACGATGAGCAGAATGCGTCGGCTGGCGGTGCCCACGTCGGCTGGACGTTCGGCGAGTCCACTCACCTGCACCGGCCCCCGCACGTCATTCACGTCAACAAAACGTTCGAGCTCGCGTGCGCCCCAGAGGGCGGCGAGTCGTTCACGCAGCGAGCCGACCGCCGGCAGGTCGAGTACACGCTTGCCATCGTGCGTGACCACAAAGTGCACATCGCGGCGCAGCGTGGCGATGCCGTGCATGGTATCGAGCACGGCACGCCATTCGGAGCGTGCGCCGCGCAGGAATTTCTGACGCGCCGGTGTGTTGTAGAAGAGGCGCTGCACCGTGACCGTGGTGCCCTGCCGACGGGCCGATTCGCCGGCCTCTACCACCGATCCACCCATGACACGCAGCCTGGAGCCCGCGCCGTCGGCTGGTGCCGTCTCAATGGTGAGATCGGAGACCGACGCAATGGCGGGCAGCGCCTCGCCGCGAAAGCCGAAACTGCGCACGCCCACCAGCTGCTCGGCCGATACAATTTTGCTGGTCGCGTGGCGCGAGAGTGCAAGGCGCGCATCATCGGCATCCATGCCACTGCCATCGTCGGCAATGCGAATGAGCGTGCGCCCGCCCTCTTCGATGGTCACGTCGATCGTGGTGGCGCCGGCATCCATGGCGTTCTCCACGAGTTCCTTGACCACCGACGCGGGACGCTCGACCACCTCACCGGCGGCGATCTGGTCGGCAACGCTGCTGGGCAGGATGGCGATGCGCGGCATGCCCAAAGTTAGTCGAAGCGCACAACGCGGGCCTGCGGCAGCCAGCCTGTGCGGCCATCGGCGTGACGCACCTGCACCCACTCACCGCGGCGCATCTCCATGCGCACGACATCGCCCGTGCCGACACCGCCGGCCGGCGTGGCGTTGGCCAGCGGCGCCGAACGCAGCATGTCGGGACGCTGCACCACCGCGAGGCCATCCGCACGCAACGCGTCGGCCTGCACATGGGCGTAGCTCATGCCGGCCGCGGCGACGATCAGAATGGCGAATGCGGGCGCGCGTGACGGCAGATGCGGCGGCCGCTGTGCGCCCGTGCCTTTGGGTACAGTGCGTCGACGCCGCAGCACCACAAAAAGCCAGATCCACCCGACCATCCACAGCCCGGTTGCGACCAGTACCAGCAGATTCACCGGCACCATGGGCACGTCGGCCAGGCCACTGTGCGCGGTAGTCGGCAGCAAGAGCAGACGTTCCTGCACATCGGCGGCCATGGGGTCAATGCGCGCGGCTCGCTGCCAGGCCAGTACGGCCGACACGGTATCACCGGCAGCCCACGCTGCCGTGCCCCAGTTGACCAACAGGTCGGTATCACGTGGCCTTGCTGCACTTGCGCGTGCCCATTGTTCGGCAGCTCGCGAAAACCGCCGTCCTTCGTAGGCGGCCCGTGCCTCACGCTCGAGCAGCGTGAGATCGGCGGTAGACAGTGCGGGAGCACTGGCCGAGGCCTGAGGCGCGGGTGCAGGCGATGTTGGCGACAGCACCGGCACGGGCTGCGCGCCGCTCAGCCAAAGTCCGACGCCAATAACGGCGCGACCGCGGCCGCTCATACCGCGGCCCGTGTGACCGCGGGACTTCCCTACGTTCTGCGCATGCGCGGCGCCACGATGCCGCCAACGCATCCACCGTCTGCCCTGCCCTGCAGCCACCGCCTCCGCGTCGATGCGAGCGGCGAGGGCCTGGGCACCAGCGTCTGACAGATCACTGTGCGCCGTGGATGCGGTGGACGATCCCGATTCATGATCCATTCCGCCATATCCCACGAGCGCGGCCCGATCCAACCACGTCAGCAAGTCCTGTGTCGTGGCGCGGGTGACCCCATGGCGGCGCAGTGCACGTTCGAACACCCGTCGCTCTGCAAGTTGGGTCTCCTCGAGTTGCAGACGCCCCTGCACGTTGCGCAGCAGCTCACGGCGCACACGTCGCGCGGTAGCGGCGGGACTCAGCGGCTCGGGCTCCGGTGTGCGCTCGGCCATGGTTACGATTGGCGCTGCGCTGGCCTGTGCGCCACGTCGCGCCATGAGCAGCAGCACCAGCACGAGCAGTGGTGCACCGAGCCACGCCGTGCCAATGACCAGCTTCCAGGTCGGCTGTCCCAGTACATCCCACGCGGGCGCTGCGTTGCGCCAGTCGCGCAGCGCCAGCTGCGGATTGTCGTCACCGCCGTCTTCACTCCCCGGTGCGTTATCACCCGCCGCAATGCTGATGTCCGCCGCCGGACTCTCCGCCCACGCATACTCGGCGCGATAGGGATCGAAGTAGGCATAGCGCAGCACGGGCAGCAACACCGGACCGGAACGCACAGGCGTGACGAGATAGTCAAACTCCTTCACGCCGCGCACGCGGGCGCCGGTGGAATCCACCCGCACGCGCTCACTGCCCGGCACCACGCTGGCCCAGGACAGTTCAACTTGTGGACGCGGCAGAAGTTTGACGTTGCCCACGCCGTCCACACGCAGGGTAAGCACAAAGGGGTCGCCGACACGCGCCTCGCTGGCATCCACGCGTGTGCTCAGCGTGAGTACACCCACGGCACCAGTGAAATCGGCGGGTCGCCCCACGTCGGGCAGCGGACGTACCACCACCGACGCACTTTCGGCGCGCACGACGTACGATTCTTCACGACTGAAGTAGCTCGACGACTGCGGCAAGCTGTACGTGAGCTGCGGCGAGGGAATGCGCAGCGGGCCTGGGGCCACCGGAAAGAGGGCGCGCTGAAACACGTGGGCCTCGAACACGGCGCCGGCATAATTTTGCGGCGCGACACGGCGCGGCGTGCCGAGCTCATAGGCCAGCAGGCCGCGCAGTTCAGGCGGCAGAAACTCCGGATTGCGCCGCAACCGACTGCGCGCCTGTTCGCTGAGCAGCACGGCCACCTGATAGGTGATCTGCTGTCCGACGTAGACAGTGTCGGGATACGCGGCCGCGTGGAAGTCGATGGGCCGCGTGGGATTCACGCGTACATCGCCCAGCACGGCGGTGGGTGAGGGCTGCGCCCAAGCCACCTTGGCCACGGCGGTCAGCAACAGCGCATTTACTGCGAGCCGCTTCATCAGGCCCATCATGTCCCTCACCAGTCCTTCCCACCCGGCGGCGTGCGCCCCTGACGCTGCTTGCGACCCTGCACGTCACGCTCTTCACGCGCGGCGCTGTTGAGCAGGGCTTCGGCCTGACGCTGATCGAGTCCGGCGTCGTCCTGCGGATCGGTGGGTGACTGATTGCCACTGCCCCCGCCCCCTCCACCGCCGCCGCTCTGCGGCGGGTTCTTGCGCAGGGAGAGTTCGTAGTTCCACTTGGCGTCGGCGTGGCCCGGTGTGTCGGTCAGGGCATCCCGATAGGCAGAGCGGGCGGCGGCGAGATAGCGCTCGGCTTCATTGCCGGGGGCCGCGCGACCGAGCAGCAGGGAGGCCAGGCCGGCGTTGAAGCGGGCACGGAACTGGGGCTCGCCGCTGGTCTGGAGGCGCACGGCTTCGAGGCGCTCACTGGCTTCGTTGAGCGAGTCGCGGGCGATGAGGGCGGTGCCGAGGTTGTAGGCGGTGCGCTGGGTGGTGTCGCCTTCGGTGATGAGGGTGCGATAGGCGGCGATGGCTTCGTCGATGCGGCCTTCAGCGAAGATGGTGGCCGGGTCGGGGGGGCGGGTGCAGGAGAGGAACAGGGGGGCGAGGAGAACAGCTAGCTGGGAGGTTCGGAGGATTGGAGGATTGGAGACGGCGGTCTTGGTTTTGGTCGGGGTCGGGGTCTTGGTCGGGGTCGGGGTCGAGGTCGGGGTGCGGCGCGCGCGAGGAATGAGGCGCCAGGTGTCCCAGAGCAGGAGCAGCAAGGCGGGCGTGAGGACCCAGAGAAAGCGCGGGACGTGGTCTTCGCGTGAGCTCACTTCGCGGCGGGCGGTGCGCAGGGTGCGCAGCGCGCCGCGAATGCGCGAGGCTTTGTCGGAGGCTTCGGCGGGCACAAAGGTTCCATTCGACGCGCGAGCCACCTGCTCGAGCAGCGTGGGCGAATAGCGCGTGACCACCACGTTGCCTTCGTCATCCGTCTTCTGGCGCACCACCGAGCCGTCGCGTAGGGGAATCGTGCTGCCTTGTTCAGTGCCGAATCCCACCGTTACCACGCTGACGCCCTTGCTGCCGGCTTCCTGCGCGACGCGCTCCACCTCGCCGACGTCGTCAAAGGCTTCGCCGTCGCTCATGAGGACCAGCGCACGATCGGCGCTGCCATCGCTGGCCAGCAGGACTTCGGTACCCTGGGCGATGGCGCGTGAAAGCGACGAACCTCCCTGCCCCACGACGCTGGGATCGAGATTGTCGAGAAAGAGCTCGAGTGCGCCGTCGTCATTGGTGAGCGGCGTGAGGATGTAGCTGCGACCGGCAAAGGCAATCAGCGCGATGCGATCGGCCTGCGACATGGCCCGCAGACGGCGCACTTCCTGCTTCATGCGCTCGAGACGCGACGGGCGCTCGTCCTGCGCCATCATGGACAACGAGGCGTCGAGTACGAGGGCCATGTCGATGCCGCGCGAACTCACCGGCCCACGCGCGAGGCCCCAGCGTGGGCCCGACAGCGCCACGCCAATGAGCAGCGCAGCCAGGACCAATCGCCACGTGCGTCGCCGCTCCGGCATGGGGTCCACGCTGACCAGTCGCAGCAATGCCGAGGACTCGGCAAATCGCGCCAATCGCGCAGCGTGACGGCGTGACTGCAGCCGACGTGCCCACCACACCGCCAGGGGCAGCACGATGGCCAGGATCAGCAGCCAGGGTTCGTCGAAACGCAGCGGCGGCAGGTTGTTCATGGCAAGGCACTCATGGCAGGATTCCGCGCCGCGCGCGCAGCCAGAGTTCGGCCAGCAACACGAGGGTGCCAAAGAGCAGCGGCCAGCGATACTGCTCGGTGTAGCGAATGTAGGCCTTGGCTTCTACCGACGATCGCTCGAGGCGGTCGATCTGTTCGTAGATGGTTTGCAGTGCGGCGGCATCACGTGCGCGGAAGTACTTGCCACCTGTCGAATTGGCGATTTCGGTGAGCAGTGGCTCGTCGATCTTTACGGGCCGGTTTTCGTAGCGCAGTCCAAACAGTCCACGTCCCACGGGTACGGCCGCCATGCCTTCGGTGCCCACACCAATGGTG
This region of Gemmatimonas sp. UBA7669 genomic DNA includes:
- the uppP gene encoding undecaprenyl-diphosphatase UppP, producing the protein MTLFQAIVLGLVQGLTELLPVSSSAHLALTPYLLGWQDPGLSFDVALHFGTLLALGWYFRSEWVEMTYSALRLLRTRRVVTTHDRRLIYLIVATIPAGVGGLVLNDLAKTTFRSPYIIGTTLVVLGVLLWAVDRWAVRARMLDEITMRDALVVGFAQVLALVPGVSRSGSTITAGRFLGLDRPSAARFSFLMSMPITLAAVIFEAPEALRSEGLSAPLLAGVAAAAVSSWLAITVLLRYVSKHSFGVFAWYRVALAAVVFYTLATRGA
- the mutL gene encoding DNA mismatch repair endonuclease MutL — translated: MPRIAILPSSVADQIAAGEVVERPASVVKELVENAMDAGATTIDVTIEEGGRTLIRIADDGSGMDADDARLALSRHATSKIVSAEQLVGVRSFGFRGEALPAIASVSDLTIETAPADGAGSRLRVMGGSVVEAGESARRQGTTVTVQRLFYNTPARQKFLRGARSEWRAVLDTMHGIATLRRDVHFVVTHDGKRVLDLPAVGSLRERLAALWGARELERFVDVNDVRGPVQVSGLAERPADVGTASRRILLIVNGRLIRDPGLVRAAEAAYKSTLPGGVRPSLVLQLHVPGADVDVNVHPAKAEVRFRDRWPIERAVEAAVRRALGLFDAAADVGGWRTWAPPPSLQAGMSSGMPGGLGRFSAPPGTELPPSSLRITATLDGLFAPRDTLPVGPGLDSVPLPDAPLADAQHAGPATHNGMPAPAPAPWEDLPRQSADVGTPHAHADAAPISVPPLMQLRRMYLMFEHEEGVVLIDQHSAHERVLYEEFLGVFERGEAPSQRLLFPLTLHLAPRELEAFEANRDLFARLGFEADPFGGHTVLVQSVPMPHPRFDAERCLRDTLASLVGDRHASAHARHERLAATVACKAAIKAGDALSPGEMRALYIALAETRLPAHDVHGRSTIVRLTWDELDRRFGRA
- a CDS encoding VWA domain-containing protein; translation: MNNLPPLRFDEPWLLILAIVLPLAVWWARRLQSRRHAARLARFAESSALLRLVSVDPMPERRRTWRLVLAALLIGVALSGPRWGLARGPVSSRGIDMALVLDASLSMMAQDERPSRLERMKQEVRRLRAMSQADRIALIAFAGRSYILTPLTNDDGALELFLDNLDPSVVGQGGSSLSRAIAQGTEVLLASDGSADRALVLMSDGEAFDDVGEVERVAQEAGSKGVSVVTVGFGTEQGSTIPLRDGSVVRQKTDDEGNVVVTRYSPTLLEQVARASNGTFVPAEASDKASRIRGALRTLRTARREVSSREDHVPRFLWVLTPALLLLLWDTWRLIPRARRTPTSTPTPTKTPTPTKTKTAVSNPPILRTSQLAVLLAPLFLSCTRPPDPATIFAEGRIDEAIAAYRTLITEGDTTQRTAYNLGTALIARDSLNEASERLEAVRLQTSGEPQFRARFNAGLASLLLGRAAPGNEAERYLAAARSAYRDALTDTPGHADAKWNYELSLRKNPPQSGGGGGGGGSGNQSPTDPQDDAGLDQRQAEALLNSAAREERDVQGRKQRQGRTPPGGKDW
- the bshA gene encoding N-acetyl-alpha-D-glucosaminyl L-malate synthase BshA, whose translation is MRIGITCYPTYGGSGALATELGIALAARGHEVHFITYRQPFRLPSFLPRVWFHEVDVGRYPLFEYPPYDLALAVRMHEVVRDHQLDILHCHYAIPHATSAWIARAMLREEGRDVKVVTTLHGTDITIVGQERSFHTITKFSIEKSHAVTAVSQYLRDETYRAFGCVGCNVEVIPNFVDPTLYDRTRHTFPIPADVIRGRKVLMHISNFRPVKRVRDVVATFARVQEQVPSVLVMVGDGPERVEAEDEARQRGVADNVMFLGKIDAIAPLLAGADCFLLMSDKESFGLSALEAMASGVPVIGYDAGGLPEVVQHGVTGFLHAVGDVEGAAASAIALLSDASAWQRVSTAAAEDARTRFSEQAIVAQYEDLYERTLATADTSPLRTPPFVPAILPSHLPSIAAP
- the miaA gene encoding tRNA (adenosine(37)-N6)-dimethylallyltransferase MiaA; amino-acid sequence: MMLSCIVGPTAAGKSAVAMHLAQQCGLSIVSADSRQVYRGFDVGTAKPSLAERTLVPHYGIDVADPCERYSAHRWAESARTWIQQADANGRAPVVVGGTGLYVRALVEPLDAVPELDAGQRAALATFLDTLSMPELERWCARLDPPRAHLGRTQRLRAIETALLSGRRLSDSLRPPAGDSSRTSSYQVRYLVVDPGPVLATRIERRVHDMLQAGWEEEISRLMTTTAQDAPAWKASGYAVLRDAMEGRLSRAAAVERVVIETRQYAKRQRTWFRHQLPVAQVTLLNPLEPDAMQQATRWWQSVPSEGVSAA